Proteins from a single region of Nerophis ophidion isolate RoL-2023_Sa linkage group LG08, RoL_Noph_v1.0, whole genome shotgun sequence:
- the LOC133557990 gene encoding solute carrier family 2, facilitated glucose transporter member 11-like — MPDMKPTGNTEPEQISKLSSYGKLALMVCSAAIGGTFQIGYNISIINAPTRYIQTFINETYRTRWGTGLGAPHVTLLWTLIVSAFSLGGLFGAQLAGPMSVKFGRKKTLLLNNSFLFVGTLFFLLCRVARSFEMIIFARFLMGINSGVSGNVQPMYFGESAPKHLRGAVAISSAVFTAFGIFLGQIVGLTEVLGTQPLWPYLLASNILPGMIQMLTLPWFPESPRYLLIDRGDREACVQALQRLRGGVAPVLEIQEMLEECQRQSRAETAYSVKTPCSLFKARHLRSQLKTAMITNIAVMLCGIDSIYFYASYIFFEAGISADKIQYVTIGTGACELIASILSNVLIERVGRKGLLVGGYTLMSCWTIIFTIAVTLQKQQVNGMSYLSMVCVFAYILSFGLGPAGVTGIIPAEIFDQSARPAAYMVTGLLLWLSQLLMGLLLPFIVTNLGMYCFLPFFAVCLVSAVYLGLTFIETKGKSLREITAEFDKKNGQGSVSDVYDHTKDQVSHLIMDRKT; from the coding sequence ATGCCTGACATGAAGCCAACAGGAAATACAGAACCAGAACAAATCAGCAAACTATCAAGTTACGGAAAACTTGCTCTGATGGTGTGTTCTGCTGCCATTGGAGGCACCTTCCAGATTGGATACAATATTTCCATTATCAACGCTCCAACCAGGTACATCCAGACTTTCATCAATGAAACCTACAGGACACGCTGGGGTACAGGCTTGGGAGCTCCCCATGTGACTCTACTGTGGACACTAATCGTATCAGCTTTCTCACTGGGAGGTCTGTTCGGGGCCCAGCTGGCCGGCCCAATGTCGGTCAAATTTGGAAGGAAGAAAACCCTGCTTTTGAACAACTCATTTTTGTTTGTTGGCACTCTATTTTTTCTTCTGTGCAGGGTTGCAAGATCATTTGAGATGATCATTTTCGCTCGGTTCCTCATGGGGATTAATTCAGGTGTCAGTGGGAATGTCCAGCCTATGTACTTTGGGGAAAGCGCCCCTAAACACCTAAGAGGAGCTGTAGCTATTTCCTCTGCTGTTTTCACTGCTTTTGGAATTTTCTTGGGTCAAATTGTGGGCCTGACTGAGGTGTTGGGCACACAGCCTCTCTGGCCCTACTTACTCGCCAGCAACATACTTCCAGGCATGATCCAGATGCTAACACTACCCTGGTTTCCGGAAAGCCCCAGATATCTACTCATTGACCGTGGAGACAGGGAAGCATGTGTCCAGGCTCTTCAAAGACTCCGTGGTGGTGTAGCTCCAGTTTTAGAAATACAGGAAATGCTTGAAGAATGTCAAAGGCAATCAAGAGCTGAAACTGCATATTCTGTTAAGACACCTTGTTCCCTTTTTAAGGCTCGTCACCTGCGATCACAACTCAAAACTGCCATGATAACCAACATTGCCGTCATGTTATGTGGTATTGACTCTATATACTTCTATGCGTCTTACATCTTCTTCGAGGCAGGCATTTCTGCTGATAAAATTCAGTATGTAACCATTGGAACTGGAGCATGTGAACTGATTGCCTCGATACTGAGCAACGTCCTGATTGAACGAGTGGGCAGGAAGGGTCTTCTTGTCGGAGGCTACACTCTTATGTCATGCTGGACTATAATCTTCACAATAGCCGTCACACTCCAAAAACAACAAGTGAATGGTATGTCTTACCTCAGCATGGTGTGCGTTTTCGCCTACATCCTTAGCTTCGGTTTGGGCCCTGCAGGTGTGACAGGTATCATACCAGCAGAGATCTTTGACCAGTCAGCCCGACCTGCAGCGTACATGGTCACCGGATTGCTATTGTGGCTCAGTCAGCTGCTGATGGGACTGTTGTTGCCATTTATCGTCACCAATCTTGGGATGTATTGCTTCCTGCCATTCTTTGctgtgtgtttggtgtcagctgTGTATTTGGGGCTCACGTTCATAGAGACAAAAGGCAAGAGCCTGCGGGAGATTACGGCAGAGTTTGACAAAAAGAACGGACAAGGATCGGTGAGTGATGTGTATGACCACACGAAGGATCAAGTCAGCCATTTAATCATGGATAGGAAAACCTAA